The Peribacillus simplex genome contains the following window.
ATAGCCTGTCGTTCCTCCTAGCGACATCCCGATGACAACAATCAATAAACCGACAGCAAATGGGTTCAGACCTTCTGTAAACTCGCCGGCTCCAATAAACAATAAGCCAAGAACAAGGATGAACGTACCAATCATTTCACTTAATAGATTTGAAAAAGTATGTGGGATAGCCGGTGAGGTTGAAAACACACCAAGCTTTGTACCTGGATCCTCCGTAGCTTTCCAGTGAGGTAAATAATGCAGGAATACAAGAGTCGCACCTATAATTGCCCCTATCATTTGGGCCATGATGTACGCTGGCACATCAGTCCAAGGAAAATCTCCATTGATAGCTAATGCTACTGTAACAGCCGGGTTTAAATGTGCCCCGCTTATGGACCCCACTGCAAAAACACCCATGGTAACAGCCAATCCCCATGCAATCGTGATGACGATCCAGCCGGCATCTTTTGCATAAGAACCCTTTAAGGATGAACCAGCCCCAATACCTGCTCCGAATAAAACTAAAATCATCGTGCCTACCACTTCTCCCCAAAATGGAGTCATGAATAAAACCCCTCCCCTGATAAATTTTTAAACCATGCCAACAAATAAAAGGAGATCCACAGCAGAACTATCTTCATAAAATAAATTATGAATAGATCTGTTGTGAATCTCCTAGTCTCCGTCACATATATTAACTTATAATTTACAATATACTAGTTTGTGAAAACGCTGTCAATTATTTGGCGAGGAATTATTCTATTTTTCTGTAATTTTTTTCAACTTCCTCGTTCGACCCATTAAACGATATCCCATAATTCAGTTTTGGAAGTGGTGATTGACGACGCTCCAGCATCAAGGGCGTTCAGGACTTCATCCGAAGTACGTATGAGGCCGCCTGCAAAAATCGGTGTCTGCAATCGTTCCTTCACCTCTTTTATCATCCATGGCATAGCGCCTGGCAATACTTCGATATAGTCCGGCTTGGTTTTCTGCACCAGCTTATAACTTTTCTCCAGAGCATGTGAATCTATTAAAAAGATTCGCTGGATGGCAATGACCCCTTTTTGCTTCGCTTTCAAAATGACGTTTGATTTAGTCGATATCAACCCATATGGATTATATTCCTGGCAAATGAATTCTGTCGCATATTCATCACTTCTTATGCCATGGATCAAATCGACATGATAAATCATTTTTTTATTATGCTGCTTTGCCATCATACTTACATTTTTCAATTGTGATATATGCAAATCAAGAAACACACCAATTTCATAGGAACTTTCTAAAAATCTTTCGAAATCCTTCATGCTTGCCGAAGCAGGCAAAATCTTCTGGTCCATTATTTCCCCCCTTATCTCCTGGAAAACTATAAGTAATTTAGTATATTTTATAGAACTTGATTTATCAAACATATTTTGAGGTATGGCATTTCACCCTCCCCTTACACTAACATACCTGGCAACCCCTTTAAATATTGTGGCTAAAAACGATTCATCATATTGAAAGTTTCATTTTCAATGCACCTTCGACCAGCTCATACGATTTAATTGTGCCCACAGGGATTTTTCTCACGATGTTCCAAGCATTAACATTCATTTTGATCGTTCTATTTTCGAATTCAAAAAATGGCGGTTTGTTAAATATCCTTTGGTTAATGAAATTTCTGTCAATAGGCTCCATTTCCACTAATTCAAATGAAATCGTTCTTTTTTCCACGTGAACCGGTTTTAATGTAATCCGGAAAGCCACGTTTTTCTTAAACATCATTTTTTTCACTTCCGTCGTTCCGGAAAGCACTATATGCTTTGGTGTAATCTCGACTTTAATAACCTGATCATATGATTTCATCTTTATAATTCTCTCTATCATGGCTGCAGTTACCGTTATCGGTATGCCATTTTTGAATGGACTGAATGTACTCATCCTTGCATTCCCCTCCTGCCGCTCATATGAAACGTCGGTTATAGCATATGCCGGGTTCCCTGATGTAGTTAACCTTTCAGCCCATATTAATAATCGGTATATTCGAAATCTTCCATCTTCATTACTTGACCTTTATAAAAACTACCTGTATAGTCTTAATTAATTTAATAGACAACTCTTATCCAGAGAGGTGGAGGGACTGGCCCTTTGATGCCTCAGCAACAGACTGATCATGTACTGTGCTAATTCCAGAAGTGTAGAAACTTGAAGATAAGAAGAGTATATAGCTTTGCTGCCAACACCTCTTCTTATTTTTAAGAAGAGGTGTTTTATTTTTAGGCTCTTTTCGTAAAGATTGTTGTTTTTAAAACGAAACTATTTAAGGTTGATTGGAGCGGAAGTGCTAGACTCCTGCGGGAGCAGCGGGACAGGTGAGACCCCACAGGCGTTTACGCCGAGGAGGCTCACCGCCCGCCACGCGGAAAGCGAGCATCTGGAGGGGAAATCAACCACAACTCACTACCTGGTAAATAGCAACAAAGTATGTGAAAAGAGCCTATTTTTAAAAGGAAAGAAGGAATGCAACATGTCAATCACATTAACGAAGGCACCATTCAGGGCCGATCACGTCGGAAGTTTATTAAGACCAGAACGTTTACATATTGCCAGAAAGCAATTTAAGGAAGGTACCATTTCAGCAGAGCGGCTTCGTGAAGTTGAAACCGAAGAAATCAATCGGATTGTCGAAAAACAAATTGAAGTTGGATTGGAGGCCGTGACGGATGGTGAGTTCAGACGAACATGGTGGCACTTTGACTTCCTCGAACATTTAAATGGCATCGAGGGATATGTGACTGAAAAAGGTCTCACATTCGATGGTGTGGAAACAGAGAGATATAACGTTCGCAATACCGGGAAGGTTTCATTCAATCCTGAACATCCCTTCATTCGCGATTTCATTGAATTGAACAAAATCGTGAACGGACGCGCCGTTGCCAAGCAAACCATTCCCAGTCCGAATCAATTATTTGCTGTAGGCATTCATAATAAAGACATCTACCCTGATATTGAAGACTATGCTAATGATATCATCAAAGCGTATCAGCATGCTTTGAAGGCTTTTTATGAAGCAGGTGTACGTTATCTTCAATTGGATGATGTATATATTGCCAGACTTTCAGCTCCGGATTTCCAGTTCAAAGATGGAAAATATACGAGGGAACAGTTAATCGATCTTGCACTTCGCGTAATTAATGGCGCATTGGAAGGCAAACCAGAAGACCTTGTCGTCACTACACACCTATGTCGTGGGAACTATCAGTCGACTTGGGCGTTTGAAGGAAGCTATGCCCGTATCGCCCCAACTTTATTGGCAAAAGAAACAGTGGATGGATTTTTCTTGGAATATGATGATCAACGCTCAGGAGATTTCAAGCCATTGGAATACATTCCAAATGGCGGTGCACGGGTCGTACTGGGTGTCGTCACTTCAAAAAATGGAGAAATCGAAGACAAGGAAGCTGTTAAGGCACGCATTGAAGAAGCCTCGCACTTCGTTCCTCTCGAACAATTATGCTTAAGTCCGCAATGCGGCTTCGCCTCCACCCATCACGGCAACAAGCTGACCGAAGAACAGCAATGGGAAAAGCTGAAATTCGTCGTTGATGTAGCAAAAGAAGTATGGAAATGATTTTTTAGCGGAGACTTTAATTCTGATTTACAGGATTTGTACAACCTAATCGGCCCGCACTGATACGGGAGCCGATTAGGTTCTTGCAATAATACATTTCCATTCCTTTAATGACTCTTTAGATAACGGTATCAAGTTTTGCTATTTATAAAACTAACGATGAATGATAAAACCATTTGACATATCGATAATTCTCGATATAATGAAATGTATGAAAACAATCGAGATATTTAAAGCATTATCCAATGAATCCAGGTTGCAAATCTTACAATGGCTCAAGGCGCCTGAACTCCACTTCACCCCTCATGAGGGAATAGACATGAAGGAAACCGGCGTTTGCGTAAGTCAGATTACGGAAAAATTAAACATGACCCAGTCCACGGCCTCTCAATACCTCTCGATGCTTCTTAGAGCAGGATTGATTAAAACGGAGCGGATAGGAAAGTTTACGTATTACAAACGAGATGAAGAGGCGATCTCAAAAATTACTGATTTCTTGAAAGAAGAAGTATGAAAATGAGCCTGATCCGTACCTTAGAGGGTTGGGTTCATTTTTCTCTCTAACATTTCGATATTTCGCGATATGTTTATTTTTTTATTCATACATATTAACATATTGCGATATGTCTTTATATAAAATTAATAATCCTTAATGAGGAGTGAATTTATTTTGCTTAATACATGGAAAATTTACATGTTAGCGATTATCAGTTTTTTAGTAGGAACATCCGAATTCATCATATCCGGAATTTTGGATAAGATTGCGGATTCTCTTGGAGTGACCCTTGCTGCCGCAGGACAGCTCATTACAATTTTCTCCCTTGTCTACGCAATCGGTACACCCATTCTCATGGCTTTGACAGCAAGTTTAGACAGACGAAGATTAATGTTGTATTCCCTTGGACTATTCGTAGTGGCCAATCTGCTTGCCTTTCTATTACCAGGCTTTGGACCTTTTCTATTTGCACGCATAATCATGGCACTTGGTGCAGGATTGGTTGTAGTCACCGCACTGAATATTGCCGCTAAGCTTGCTCCGCCAGATAAACAAGCAAGTTCTATTGCGACAGTTGTCATGGGGTTTACAGCTTCCCTTATCATTGGCGTACCTCTTGGAAGAATCATGACAGATGCATTCGGGTGGAAATCCGTCTTTGGCGGAATCGCCCTATTCGGCCTGATTGCCATGATCGTTTTATTCTTTACCATTCCTCCTACCAAAGGGGATAAACCAGTACCACTTCTCCAGCAGCTGGCCCTTCTTAAAAAAAGGAAAGTTGCCCTTGGATTATCGATAACCTTCTTCTGGCTTGGCGGATACTCGATAGCTTATACCTATCTATCCCCTTACCTGCTATCCGTATCAGGGATAAGTGACTCTCTACTTAGCACGGCCTTGCTTATATTCGGTATCGCAAGCTTGATCGGATCAAAGTTTGGCGGTTATAGTACGGATCGATGGGGTGTATCATTTACACTAATTGGCGGTATGGCGCTGCATATTATGATGATCATCATGTTATCCATCGTTACGAATTCATTGATGGGCGTTTTGATAATCCTTACATTATGGTCGTTCGCAGCATGGTCATCAGGGCCGACACAGCAATATCATTTAGCGACCCTTGAACCTGAATCATCAGGAGTCATGCTCGGTCTGAATCAGTCGATGATGCAATTGGCCATGGCGGCAGGTGCTGGAATTGGCGGTGTTGCTGTAGAACAAGTATCCCTTGCTTCCATAACCTGGATCGATGCAACAGGGGTTGTCATTGCCATAGTCATAGTTCTGGTCCTTTCAAGTTCATCGTCAAGCAGTAAAATAGCACAATCCATAAAATCCTAGACCGTTATATAAACATTCATCATAAGGCTAGATTT
Protein-coding sequences here:
- a CDS encoding MIP/aquaporin family protein, with the protein product MTPFWGEVVGTMILVLFGAGIGAGSSLKGSYAKDAGWIVITIAWGLAVTMGVFAVGSISGAHLNPAVTVALAINGDFPWTDVPAYIMAQMIGAIIGATLVFLHYLPHWKATEDPGTKLGVFSTSPAIPHTFSNLLSEMIGTFILVLGLLFIGAGEFTEGLNPFAVGLLIVVIGMSLGGTTGYAINPARDLGPRIAHFLLPIPGKGKSNWGYAWIPVVGPIVGGALGAVFYKAVFLGELTTAFWAVLGASLIILVLAYTFGKKQSSELEISNMAS
- a CDS encoding MFS transporter — encoded protein: MLNTWKIYMLAIISFLVGTSEFIISGILDKIADSLGVTLAAAGQLITIFSLVYAIGTPILMALTASLDRRRLMLYSLGLFVVANLLAFLLPGFGPFLFARIIMALGAGLVVVTALNIAAKLAPPDKQASSIATVVMGFTASLIIGVPLGRIMTDAFGWKSVFGGIALFGLIAMIVLFFTIPPTKGDKPVPLLQQLALLKKRKVALGLSITFFWLGGYSIAYTYLSPYLLSVSGISDSLLSTALLIFGIASLIGSKFGGYSTDRWGVSFTLIGGMALHIMMIIMLSIVTNSLMGVLIILTLWSFAAWSSGPTQQYHLATLEPESSGVMLGLNQSMMQLAMAAGAGIGGVAVEQVSLASITWIDATGVVIAIVIVLVLSSSSSSSKIAQSIKS
- a CDS encoding ArsR/SmtB family transcription factor — its product is MKTIEIFKALSNESRLQILQWLKAPELHFTPHEGIDMKETGVCVSQITEKLNMTQSTASQYLSMLLRAGLIKTERIGKFTYYKRDEEAISKITDFLKEEV
- a CDS encoding 5-methyltetrahydropteroyltriglutamate--homocysteine S-methyltransferase, which gives rise to MSITLTKAPFRADHVGSLLRPERLHIARKQFKEGTISAERLREVETEEINRIVEKQIEVGLEAVTDGEFRRTWWHFDFLEHLNGIEGYVTEKGLTFDGVETERYNVRNTGKVSFNPEHPFIRDFIELNKIVNGRAVAKQTIPSPNQLFAVGIHNKDIYPDIEDYANDIIKAYQHALKAFYEAGVRYLQLDDVYIARLSAPDFQFKDGKYTREQLIDLALRVINGALEGKPEDLVVTTHLCRGNYQSTWAFEGSYARIAPTLLAKETVDGFFLEYDDQRSGDFKPLEYIPNGGARVVLGVVTSKNGEIEDKEAVKARIEEASHFVPLEQLCLSPQCGFASTHHGNKLTEEQQWEKLKFVVDVAKEVWK
- a CDS encoding glycerol-3-phosphate responsive antiterminator, with the translated sequence MDQKILPASASMKDFERFLESSYEIGVFLDLHISQLKNVSMMAKQHNKKMIYHVDLIHGIRSDEYATEFICQEYNPYGLISTKSNVILKAKQKGVIAIQRIFLIDSHALEKSYKLVQKTKPDYIEVLPGAMPWMIKEVKERLQTPIFAGGLIRTSDEVLNALDAGASSITTSKTELWDIV